In Legionella sp. PATHC035, a genomic segment contains:
- a CDS encoding flagellar motor protein: MDVLTLLGMLTSFLAIIIGQVFEGGNMQALLNLSALFIVLGGTIGAVMVQTPLSTFRRAFTILPWVIKPPKLEFESCRNKMFELARKARQLGLLSLEEHLEVEKNPLISKGLELLVIGVDKLTIRQVLEDEIERIENHDLHAAQVFESMGGYSPTIGIMGAVLGLIQVMRHLAEPSELGLGIAVAFVATIYGVGMANLIFLPVANKLKSYIAHKVHYDEMIVEGLVAIASGESPGILLLKLNNFGQHKKDEIKKKKK, encoded by the coding sequence ATGGATGTTTTAACTTTACTAGGGATGTTGACCAGTTTTCTAGCCATTATAATCGGCCAAGTGTTTGAAGGCGGGAATATGCAGGCATTACTCAATTTGTCTGCATTGTTTATCGTGCTCGGAGGAACAATTGGTGCGGTTATGGTACAAACACCACTGAGTACTTTTAGGAGAGCATTTACTATTTTACCTTGGGTCATCAAACCACCTAAACTTGAATTTGAATCCTGCCGTAACAAAATGTTTGAGTTGGCCCGAAAAGCGCGTCAACTGGGTTTGCTTTCTTTGGAAGAACATTTGGAAGTTGAAAAAAATCCACTCATTAGCAAAGGATTGGAGTTATTGGTTATTGGGGTAGATAAACTCACTATTCGACAAGTTCTGGAGGATGAGATTGAGCGAATTGAAAATCATGACCTCCATGCAGCACAAGTTTTTGAAAGTATGGGAGGGTACAGCCCAACTATAGGAATAATGGGAGCAGTATTAGGGCTGATCCAAGTCATGCGTCATTTAGCCGAACCGAGCGAATTGGGATTAGGTATTGCAGTTGCATTCGTAGCTACGATATACGGGGTTGGCATGGCTAATCTTATTTTTTTACCCGTGGCGAATAAATTAAAAAGTTATATTGCCCATAAGGTGCACTACGATGAGATGATAGTAGAAGGCTTAGTCGCGATCGCCTCTGGGGAAAGTCCTGGGATCTTGTTGTTAAAACTCAATAACTTTGGCCAGCACAAGAAAGATGAAATCAAGAAAAAAAAGAAATGA
- a CDS encoding flagellar motor protein MotB: protein MKSRKKRNEPHNDHHRWVVSYADFITLLFAFFVVMYAISSVNISKYKSLSEGMKSAFNNKDAARALKSTDNKKDGPQTKQVHGLYNDGLDELSQSLSELEDGNYKINRQEGWIELDIKSGALFESGEADLKPDAFVKLMRLASKIKKSSSIIAVEGYTDNVPIETPQFPSNWELSAMRAAVVGRTLNSFGISTERILVTGYGEQFPVADNITDQGRAANRRVSIVIALNRNVPRLLNPALSEPTHRVVIGNSGNKDIK, encoded by the coding sequence ATGAAATCAAGAAAAAAAAGAAATGAACCACATAACGACCATCATCGTTGGGTAGTCTCCTATGCAGATTTCATTACCTTGCTTTTTGCATTTTTTGTGGTGATGTATGCTATTTCTTCGGTGAACATATCAAAATACAAATCGCTATCGGAGGGGATGAAATCGGCGTTTAATAATAAAGATGCGGCCCGTGCCCTAAAGTCAACGGACAATAAAAAAGACGGACCACAAACCAAACAAGTCCATGGGCTTTATAATGATGGTCTAGATGAATTAAGCCAATCGCTATCAGAATTGGAAGATGGCAATTATAAAATTAACCGCCAGGAGGGCTGGATTGAGCTCGACATCAAATCAGGAGCTTTGTTTGAGTCAGGTGAGGCAGATTTAAAACCAGATGCTTTTGTTAAGTTAATGCGATTGGCAAGTAAAATTAAAAAATCATCCTCTATTATTGCTGTAGAAGGGTATACTGATAATGTCCCTATAGAAACCCCTCAGTTTCCATCAAACTGGGAACTTTCAGCCATGCGTGCGGCGGTTGTTGGCCGGACTTTAAATTCATTTGGCATTTCAACGGAACGTATTTTAGTAACAGGTTATGGTGAACAATTTCCAGTTGCAGACAACATCACAGATCAAGGCAGAGCGGCAAATCGCAGGGTGAGTATCGTTATCGCCTTAAATCGAAATGTTCCTCGTCTTTTGAATCCGGCATTAAGTGAGCCAACTCACCGCGTAGTCATCGGGAATTCTGGAAATAAGGATATAAAATGA
- a CDS encoding DUF2802 domain-containing protein — protein MIIFLLSLNAVILSLGVNYLLNQRKKLIAFQEQLDTQQKSIDEITKDHPMLIHADLLFSKQLKEINTQLISMDNQIQDLENKRDNDGGYRHALRILEMGGNRDEIVESCHLSPAEADLLMNLQAYRTAMKTS, from the coding sequence ATGATTATTTTTCTTTTAAGCTTAAATGCAGTCATTCTTTCATTAGGAGTGAATTATCTATTGAATCAGCGAAAAAAATTAATCGCGTTTCAGGAACAGTTAGATACCCAACAAAAATCAATCGATGAAATTACCAAAGATCACCCCATGTTAATTCATGCTGATTTATTATTCTCCAAACAATTAAAGGAAATTAATACGCAATTAATCAGCATGGATAATCAAATTCAAGATTTGGAAAATAAACGAGATAATGATGGGGGTTATCGTCATGCGTTGCGCATCTTGGAAATGGGGGGGAATCGAGATGAAATTGTCGAAAGTTGCCATTTGTCTCCTGCTGAAGCTGATTTACTAATGAACTTACAAGCCTACCGCACAGCAATGAAGACTTCATAA
- the prfB gene encoding peptide chain release factor 2 (programmed frameshift), protein MLEVNQISLNLVDLEKRVEALRGYLDFDAKSERLEEVVRELESSSVWDNPEVAQALGRERTQLEAVVSTLTQLNQSIIDFHELFEIAREENDEQTINEIGEELSSVEQKVADLEFRRMFSGKMDNSNAYLDIQSGSGGTEAQDWAEMLLRMYLRWGEQHGFITELIECSPGEVAGIKSATIYFKGEYAFGWLRTETGVHRLVRKSPFDSGNRRHTSFAAVFVSPEIDDDIDIEINPADLRIDTYRASGAGGQHVNRTDSAVRITHAPSGIVVQCQNDRSQHRNKDQAMKQLRAKLYELEMQKKNAEQQALEASKSDIGWGSQIRSYVLDQSRIKDLRTGVETSNTQAVLDGALDQFIEASLKAGVGQHE, encoded by the exons ATGTTAGAAGTAAACCAAATTAGTCTTAATCTGGTGGATCTTGAAAAGCGAGTAGAAGCGCTTAGGGGGTATCTT GACTTTGACGCTAAAAGTGAGCGCTTGGAAGAGGTTGTTCGTGAACTGGAATCGTCTTCGGTTTGGGATAATCCAGAAGTTGCTCAGGCGTTAGGACGTGAAAGAACACAGCTGGAGGCTGTAGTTTCTACTTTAACTCAATTAAATCAATCCATTATTGATTTCCATGAATTATTTGAGATCGCACGCGAAGAAAATGATGAACAAACGATAAATGAAATTGGTGAGGAGTTATCCTCTGTTGAGCAAAAAGTTGCTGATCTTGAGTTTCGTCGTATGTTTTCAGGAAAAATGGATAATTCAAATGCTTATTTGGATATTCAATCCGGTTCAGGTGGAACCGAAGCCCAGGATTGGGCTGAAATGTTATTGCGCATGTATCTGCGTTGGGGGGAGCAACACGGATTTATTACTGAATTAATTGAATGCTCTCCTGGCGAGGTTGCTGGTATTAAAAGCGCTACAATCTATTTCAAGGGCGAGTATGCTTTTGGATGGTTGCGCACAGAAACAGGGGTGCACCGTTTAGTACGAAAATCTCCTTTCGATTCGGGAAACAGGCGACATACTTCTTTTGCTGCAGTATTTGTTTCACCTGAAATTGATGATGACATTGATATAGAAATTAATCCGGCTGATTTACGTATCGATACCTACAGAGCATCCGGAGCTGGGGGACAGCATGTTAACCGAACTGATTCGGCAGTGCGTATTACTCATGCTCCCAGTGGGATTGTAGTACAATGCCAGAATGATCGAAGTCAACATCGTAATAAAGATCAGGCAATGAAGCAGCTGCGTGCCAAGTTATATGAATTGGAAATGCAAAAGAAAAACGCGGAGCAGCAGGCATTAGAAGCCAGTAAATCAGACATAGGTTGGGGATCTCAAATCCGTTCTTACGTATTAGATCAATCTCGTATTAAAGATCTACGCACTGGTGTTGAAACGAGCAACACCCAGGCAGTATTGGATGGTGCATTGGATCAATTTATTGAAGCCAGTCTAAAGGCAGGAGTAGGGCAGCATGAGTGA
- the lysS gene encoding lysine--tRNA ligase, giving the protein MSDEQIEHIDESEVYYIRKQKLAELRTKGFNFPNQFRRENLAQEIIKHYDSLDKETLAQQHVKVIVAGRIVLRRIMGKASFFHIQDFSGRIQVYIRANDLPEQYEEFKHWDLGDIVGVQGELFKTNTGELTVHTERVELLTKSLRPLPDKFHGLADQEVKYRKRYVDLIANDESRLTFLTRSRLIQAFRQFMDKNYFLEVETPMMHPIPGGAMARPFVTHHHTLDMTMYLRIAPELYLKRLVVGGFERVYEINRNFRNEGISTRHNPEFTMVEFYQAYADYKDLMNFTEELLRYLCDTVIEKRQVEYQGQIIDFDKPFTRMTVKEAILHYHPEIDAPQLESIVSCRAILQKKGFSYKETDGLGKLQIILFEETVEHQLFQPTFITGYPTEISPLARRSDDDPEVTDRFEFFIAGREIANGFSELNDAEDQAERFRKQVEEKDAGDLEAMHFDSDYIEALEYGLPPTAGEGIGIDRLIMLFTNSQSIRDVILFPHLRQ; this is encoded by the coding sequence ATGAGTGATGAGCAAATAGAACATATCGATGAAAGCGAAGTTTATTATATTCGCAAACAAAAATTGGCTGAGTTACGTACAAAAGGTTTTAATTTTCCAAACCAATTTCGTCGTGAAAATTTAGCTCAGGAAATTATAAAACATTACGATTCATTAGATAAGGAAACCTTGGCACAACAGCATGTGAAAGTAATTGTAGCCGGTCGTATTGTATTACGGCGCATTATGGGAAAGGCTAGTTTCTTCCATATTCAAGATTTTTCTGGACGTATTCAAGTATACATTCGCGCGAATGATCTCCCCGAACAGTATGAAGAATTTAAGCATTGGGATTTAGGCGATATCGTTGGTGTTCAAGGTGAGTTATTCAAAACCAATACAGGAGAGCTTACAGTCCATACGGAACGTGTAGAGTTATTAACGAAATCATTGCGCCCTTTGCCTGATAAGTTTCATGGCCTAGCCGATCAAGAAGTGAAATATCGCAAACGTTATGTTGATTTAATTGCTAATGATGAAAGTCGTCTTACTTTTTTAACGCGTTCACGATTAATTCAAGCGTTTAGACAATTTATGGATAAAAACTACTTTCTGGAAGTGGAAACACCCATGATGCATCCTATTCCAGGCGGTGCTATGGCGCGGCCTTTTGTTACGCATCATCATACATTGGATATGACCATGTATTTGCGTATTGCCCCAGAGCTTTATTTAAAACGTCTTGTTGTCGGCGGTTTTGAGCGAGTCTATGAAATTAATCGTAATTTCCGCAATGAGGGTATATCAACGCGTCATAATCCAGAGTTTACCATGGTTGAGTTTTATCAAGCCTACGCAGATTATAAGGATTTGATGAATTTTACTGAAGAATTATTACGCTATCTCTGTGATACGGTAATAGAAAAGCGTCAAGTTGAATATCAAGGCCAAATTATTGATTTTGATAAACCATTTACCCGCATGACTGTAAAAGAGGCAATTTTACATTACCATCCTGAAATTGATGCGCCTCAACTTGAGAGCATCGTCAGTTGTCGTGCGATTTTACAGAAAAAAGGTTTTTCTTATAAAGAAACTGACGGGCTAGGTAAGCTGCAAATTATATTGTTTGAGGAAACAGTCGAACATCAGTTATTTCAGCCTACTTTTATTACGGGTTATCCCACTGAAATCTCACCTTTGGCCCGCCGCAGCGATGATGATCCAGAAGTCACTGACCGTTTTGAATTCTTTATTGCAGGCCGAGAAATTGCTAATGGATTTTCTGAGTTGAATGATGCAGAAGATCAAGCAGAGCGTTTTCGTAAGCAAGTTGAAGAAAAGGATGCCGGTGATCTCGAAGCCATGCATTTTGATAGTGATTATATCGAAGCTCTGGAATATGGCTTACCCCCCACCGCAGGAGAGGGCATTGGAATTGATCGCTTGATTATGCTGTTTACCAACTCACAGTCAATCCGTGATGTGATTTTGTTCCCTCATTTGCGGCAATAA
- a CDS encoding phosphotransferase enzyme family protein yields MVWADTLKKISCKTALKAASQWVDRPHNLQLINNQINCVYRFESAGKRFYLRMTHEQIRPQRELLAAIDFQQHLLQHDAPVSDVLVSNNGCYIESVRQDELFFWAQVCSEVPGTIMHFGYEDKNTYFLWGQALARLHRAAGTYQAKGHHFRSWKDLWNETAGYLDDEEKAIQDLFHSLDQRFERFTPNKVNFGLTHGDHRPGNVLYDGKQIHFIDFDEPVYHWFIADIAKPFLDLCSRPFAEWAEKFAWMIEGYQGILPVDAHLLQSINDFSQMKSLDIYLWCKYNWFETTAPGGTPRAQWLNELRHMAFTPLFNFK; encoded by the coding sequence ATGGTTTGGGCAGATACCCTAAAAAAAATCAGCTGTAAAACAGCACTTAAAGCGGCTTCGCAATGGGTTGATCGACCTCATAACCTGCAACTGATTAACAATCAAATCAATTGTGTTTATCGTTTTGAATCTGCGGGAAAGAGATTCTATTTGCGCATGACTCATGAGCAGATTAGACCACAAAGGGAACTGCTCGCTGCCATCGATTTTCAACAACACTTGCTCCAACATGATGCACCAGTTTCTGACGTTCTCGTGTCAAACAACGGATGTTATATTGAAAGCGTTAGACAAGATGAACTCTTTTTTTGGGCTCAAGTATGCTCTGAAGTGCCAGGGACAATCATGCATTTTGGGTATGAGGATAAAAATACCTACTTTCTCTGGGGACAAGCTTTGGCGCGTTTACATCGTGCTGCGGGAACTTATCAGGCGAAAGGACATCATTTTAGAAGCTGGAAGGACTTGTGGAATGAAACAGCCGGTTACCTTGATGATGAAGAAAAGGCAATTCAGGATTTATTTCATAGCCTTGACCAACGCTTTGAACGCTTTACGCCGAATAAGGTCAATTTTGGTCTCACGCACGGAGATCATCGACCCGGGAATGTGCTATACGACGGCAAGCAAATCCATTTTATTGACTTTGATGAGCCTGTCTATCATTGGTTTATCGCCGATATTGCAAAACCATTTTTAGACTTATGCAGTAGACCTTTTGCTGAATGGGCAGAAAAATTTGCATGGATGATTGAGGGGTATCAGGGTATTTTGCCTGTAGACGCGCATTTATTGCAGTCGATTAATGATTTTAGCCAAATGAAGAGTTTGGATATTTATCTTTGGTGCAAATATAATTGGTTCGAAACTACAGCTCCAGGAGGAACGCCAAGAGCGCAATGGTTGAATGAATTACGTCATATGGCTTTTACTCCTCTATTCAATTTTAAATGA
- a CDS encoding tetratricopeptide repeat protein, whose protein sequence is MFDSFHLQGVEAFKRGDYIQAKKLFLQEINLNHESPEAYFLLGKTCFLSAEKNEAISYLNRFFELTMKVQNRENWSDAFDLLGQCYAANNQNEVAITYYFAAIENDFNCVSARHNLGLSYMKLAQDYLKSNFKNCFILLRDAQTALISVLERCSDNPTFLHTAASWHELYIHLLNQSSVGKDTQEEISVHFMCAIYYYGDALAHCPTEECALQKVITENLTECYVQFGHHLFQSKQYIKAQELYFLTLQLDQSHIPALNQAGMCFFKQGMYAKARNQFATVLEQTSDRKVQADAWLNIGCCYRLEKNWEKAEQSLLKARRLSQDDLRINEEVEKLKQAKSQGLLGVNTQTIFRIKPDNNPSLAFLNTDSFHLN, encoded by the coding sequence ATGTTTGATTCGTTCCATTTACAAGGTGTAGAAGCTTTTAAAAGAGGCGATTATATACAAGCAAAAAAACTATTTCTCCAAGAAATTAATCTAAATCATGAAAGTCCAGAAGCGTATTTTCTTTTAGGTAAAACATGTTTTTTGTCTGCTGAAAAAAACGAGGCGATTTCCTATTTGAACCGATTTTTTGAATTAACTATGAAAGTACAAAATCGGGAAAACTGGTCTGATGCATTTGATCTTCTAGGACAATGTTATGCAGCGAACAACCAGAATGAGGTAGCAATTACATACTACTTTGCTGCGATTGAGAATGACTTTAATTGTGTGTCAGCACGACATAATTTGGGATTGAGCTACATGAAGCTTGCTCAAGATTATCTCAAATCCAATTTTAAAAATTGTTTTATTTTACTTAGGGACGCACAAACTGCACTTATTTCAGTCTTGGAGCGATGTAGCGATAATCCTACGTTTTTACATACTGCCGCAAGTTGGCATGAACTGTATATTCATCTATTAAATCAATCATCAGTTGGAAAGGATACGCAAGAGGAAATCAGCGTGCACTTTATGTGTGCCATTTACTACTATGGTGACGCCCTAGCTCATTGCCCTACAGAGGAATGCGCACTCCAAAAAGTGATTACAGAAAATCTAACTGAATGTTATGTTCAATTTGGTCATCATCTGTTTCAAAGTAAACAATATATAAAAGCACAAGAACTCTATTTCTTAACTCTTCAATTGGATCAAAGTCATATTCCTGCACTCAATCAAGCAGGTATGTGTTTCTTCAAACAAGGGATGTATGCGAAAGCAAGAAATCAGTTTGCCACGGTTCTTGAGCAAACGAGTGACAGAAAGGTTCAAGCTGATGCTTGGTTAAATATAGGGTGCTGTTATCGACTGGAAAAAAATTGGGAGAAAGCGGAGCAATCGCTTCTTAAAGCACGAAGATTGTCTCAAGATGATCTCAGAATTAATGAGGAAGTAGAGAAGCTAAAGCAAGCAAAATCCCAAGGATTGCTCGGAGTAAATACTCAAACTATTTTTCGTATTAAACCAGATAACAATCCCAGCTTGGCCTTTCTTAATACTGATAGCTTTCATTTAAATTAA
- a CDS encoding AAA family ATPase, giving the protein MVMILGISGVSGAGKSTLAATLAKDLGAVLISWDEFDAISIVPEDYVEWHQRGQDYQEWNYRELAHVLKVLRSGNAIEHPITHEVLKPTEFIIFDAPLGRLHQQTGQYIDLCVHIEVPLDVSLCRRVLRDYREENKDKEKVLEELAFYLNEARILFFDEELKKCADVILDGMAKIESQVAFVKSFLSHGKM; this is encoded by the coding sequence ATGGTAATGATACTTGGTATTAGTGGGGTATCCGGTGCAGGTAAATCAACACTCGCTGCAACTCTGGCAAAGGATTTAGGTGCTGTTCTCATCAGTTGGGATGAGTTTGATGCAATTTCAATCGTTCCAGAGGATTATGTTGAATGGCATCAACGCGGACAAGATTATCAAGAATGGAATTACCGTGAACTTGCTCATGTTCTTAAGGTATTGAGGTCAGGAAACGCTATTGAGCACCCTATAACTCATGAGGTATTGAAACCGACTGAGTTTATTATTTTTGATGCACCTTTAGGTCGTTTGCATCAGCAGACTGGACAATATATTGATTTATGCGTGCATATTGAAGTTCCTTTAGATGTTTCATTATGTAGAAGAGTGTTGCGTGATTATAGAGAAGAAAATAAGGACAAAGAGAAGGTTTTGGAGGAGTTGGCGTTTTATTTGAATGAAGCACGAATTTTATTTTTTGATGAGGAACTGAAAAAATGTGCGGATGTTATTCTTGACGGCATGGCTAAAATCGAGTCTCAAGTAGCATTCGTTAAGAGTTTTTTAAGTCATGGGAAAATGTAG